A single region of the Pleurocapsa minor HA4230-MV1 genome encodes:
- the yaaA gene encoding peroxide stress protein YaaA has product MLVLISPAKTLDFETPAPIQRFSQPEFLADTERLVTQLRQLSAPEISTLMKISDKLGELNSDRFKTWQATFDDTKAKQALLAFQGDVYQGMQVDRFEPEDFDFAQEHLRILSGLYGVLRPLDLIQPYRLEMGTKLAHAKLQDLSANTLYEFWADKLTHTINQQLEKLEQKTIINLASNEYFQAVKPKLLTGAIITPVFKDWHNGKYKIISFYAKKARGMMAAYIIKNRLKNTADLPNFAEAGYSYNPELSEQQHLVFTRR; this is encoded by the coding sequence ATGTTAGTGTTAATTTCCCCTGCCAAAACCTTAGACTTTGAAACTCCTGCACCGATTCAACGCTTTTCTCAACCAGAATTTTTAGCCGATACAGAGAGACTAGTTACACAGCTACGACAGCTATCAGCACCAGAAATTTCTACTTTAATGAAGATTAGCGACAAGTTGGGGGAATTAAATAGCGATCGCTTTAAGACTTGGCAAGCCACTTTTGATGACACGAAGGCGAAACAGGCTTTATTGGCGTTTCAGGGTGATGTTTATCAGGGAATGCAAGTGGATCGCTTTGAACCAGAAGATTTTGATTTTGCCCAAGAACATTTAAGAATACTCTCAGGGTTATATGGGGTGCTACGTCCATTAGATCTAATCCAACCCTATCGCTTAGAAATGGGGACAAAGTTAGCTCATGCCAAACTACAAGATTTATCAGCAAATACCCTCTATGAGTTTTGGGCGGATAAGTTAACTCACACTATTAATCAGCAGCTAGAGAAACTAGAGCAAAAAACTATTATCAACCTAGCTTCTAATGAATATTTCCAAGCAGTAAAACCTAAATTGCTGACAGGAGCAATTATTACCCCTGTGTTTAAAGATTGGCACAATGGTAAATACAAAATCATCAGTTTCTACGCCAAAAAAGCTCGTGGCATGATGGCAGCCTACATTATTAAAAACCGTCTAAAAAATACAGCAGATCTGCCAAATTTTGCCGAAGCTGGCTATAGCTATAATCCTGAATTATCTGAGCAACAACATCTAGTTTTCACCCGACGATAA
- a CDS encoding cytochrome c biogenesis protein, whose amino-acid sequence MNFLLKPGSIFRRFVGIIANLKLAIILLLAIAVVSISGTVIEQAETLSFYQQNYPESPALYGFLTWKVILAWGLNHVYSTWWYLSLLILFGASLTACTFTRQLPALKAARKWKYYQKPQQYEKLALSAELEQGSIKSLIPLLKQQNYQVWQQDHTLYARKGIIGRIGPIIVHAGMLIVLAGGMWGIFTGFFAQEMVASGNTFNIQNIIELGPFGANQLPTDWSVKVNRFWIDYTENGDIDQFYSDLSVLSDRGEEIKRETIHVNKPLRYDGVTFYQTNWSIAAAKVQLNNSPIFQLPVAKLDTLGAGNIWGTWIPTKPDMSTGVSMLIKDLQGTALIYNQQGDLTSAIRIGQSINIDGINIKLIDIIGSTGLQIKADPGVPIVYTGFALLMIGVVMSYFSHSQIWALEQDRSFYFGAKTNRAQVSFEREMLGVIDALNSEPESVDLPEPSKSLI is encoded by the coding sequence ATGAATTTTTTGCTTAAGCCAGGCTCAATATTTCGTCGCTTTGTTGGCATCATTGCTAATTTAAAACTAGCTATTATTCTCTTACTGGCGATCGCCGTTGTCAGTATTTCAGGAACAGTCATTGAACAGGCAGAAACTCTCTCTTTCTATCAACAAAACTACCCTGAATCTCCTGCTTTATACGGTTTTTTGACCTGGAAAGTGATTCTTGCTTGGGGACTAAATCATGTTTATAGTACCTGGTGGTATCTTTCCCTGCTGATTTTATTTGGTGCAAGTTTAACCGCCTGTACCTTCACGAGACAGTTACCCGCCCTTAAAGCTGCCCGTAAGTGGAAATACTATCAAAAGCCCCAACAATATGAAAAACTGGCTCTCAGCGCCGAATTAGAGCAAGGTTCAATCAAGTCTTTAATTCCTCTGCTCAAACAGCAAAACTATCAAGTCTGGCAACAGGATCATACTCTATATGCCCGTAAAGGAATTATTGGTCGGATTGGGCCGATTATCGTTCATGCTGGGATGTTAATTGTCTTAGCAGGGGGAATGTGGGGCATTTTTACTGGTTTTTTTGCTCAAGAAATGGTTGCCAGTGGCAATACTTTTAACATCCAAAATATTATTGAATTAGGGCCGTTTGGGGCTAATCAACTGCCTACAGATTGGTCAGTTAAAGTAAATCGCTTTTGGATTGACTACACCGAGAATGGTGATATCGATCAATTCTATTCCGATCTTTCGGTGTTGAGCGATCGCGGTGAAGAAATTAAACGAGAAACGATTCATGTTAATAAACCCCTGCGGTATGATGGCGTTACTTTCTATCAAACCAACTGGAGTATTGCTGCGGCCAAGGTACAGTTAAACAATAGCCCGATCTTTCAGCTACCTGTGGCGAAGTTAGACACTCTGGGGGCGGGTAATATCTGGGGAACTTGGATTCCAACCAAGCCCGATATGAGTACTGGGGTTTCCATGCTGATTAAGGATCTTCAGGGAACAGCTTTGATTTATAACCAGCAAGGAGATTTAACCAGCGCCATTCGGATTGGTCAAAGTATCAATATTGACGGGATTAACATTAAGCTGATTGATATTATTGGCAGTACTGGCTTACAGATTAAAGCCGATCCTGGTGTGCCAATTGTTTATACAGGCTTTGCTTTACTAATGATTGGGGTAGTTATGAGCTACTTTTCCCATTCTCAAATCTGGGCGTTAGAACAAGATCGTAGCTTTTATTTTGGGGCAAAAACCAATCGGGCGCAGGTAAGCTTTGAGCGAGAAATGTTGGGGGTAATCGATGCCTTAAATAGTGAACCTGAATCTGTCGATTTGCCTGAACCTAGTAAATCCTTGATTTAG